Proteins from a genomic interval of Chroococcidiopsis thermalis PCC 7203:
- a CDS encoding zinc-dependent alcohol dehydrogenase family protein yields MKLYEIQNSFGLDSLNIAERPDASPSYGQVLIKIRAVSLNYRDLMVVKGLYNPNIPLPLIPFSDGAGEVVAVGEGVTRVKVGDRVAGIFFQNWIAGKLTAAKTNSALGGARDGMLAEYVVLHEDGLVHVPAHLTDAEASALPCAAVTAWNALFHSGNLKAGETVLVQGTGGVSIFALQFAKIAGARVIATSSSDEKLEKVKQLGASETINYKQSPQWGKTARELTGGEGVDLVVEVGGSGTLNESLRAVRIGGQISLIGVLSGGSGEISTVSMLMKSVCVQGIYVGSREMFEAMNQAITLHQIKPIVDRVFPFSEAREALKYMESGSHFGKICIQF; encoded by the coding sequence ATGAAGCTATACGAAATTCAGAATTCCTTCGGTTTAGACTCTCTAAACATTGCAGAACGTCCAGATGCTAGCCCCAGTTACGGACAAGTATTAATCAAAATCCGGGCAGTATCCCTGAATTACCGCGATCTGATGGTGGTTAAAGGACTGTACAATCCCAACATACCTTTACCTCTAATTCCCTTTTCTGATGGCGCGGGAGAAGTTGTAGCAGTCGGGGAAGGAGTGACGCGGGTAAAAGTGGGCGATCGCGTGGCGGGTATTTTCTTCCAAAATTGGATCGCCGGAAAACTAACCGCAGCAAAAACCAACTCGGCTTTGGGTGGAGCCAGAGACGGAATGCTGGCAGAATATGTAGTATTGCACGAAGATGGCTTAGTACACGTTCCAGCACACCTCACAGACGCAGAAGCATCTGCTTTACCCTGCGCCGCCGTCACTGCTTGGAATGCCCTATTTCACTCCGGTAACCTCAAAGCAGGCGAGACAGTACTCGTACAAGGTACGGGCGGAGTTTCGATTTTTGCCCTTCAGTTTGCCAAAATTGCAGGGGCGCGAGTTATTGCTACCTCCAGCAGCGATGAAAAGTTGGAAAAAGTCAAGCAATTAGGGGCTTCAGAAACAATTAATTACAAACAATCTCCTCAATGGGGCAAAACCGCCAGAGAATTAACTGGTGGTGAGGGTGTCGATCTAGTTGTAGAAGTTGGCGGATCGGGAACTCTAAACGAATCTTTACGGGCTGTACGTATAGGCGGACAAATAAGTTTAATCGGCGTTCTCAGCGGTGGTAGTGGCGAGATTAGCACGGTATCGATGTTAATGAAAAGCGTGTGCGTGCAGGGAATTTATGTTGGTTCGCGAGAGATGTTTGAAGCCATGAATCAAGCAATTACGCTACATCAAATCAAACCAATTGTAGATCGTGTCTTTCCTTTTTCTGAAGCACGAGAAGCTTTGAAATATATGGAAAGCGGCTCTCACTTCGGCAAAATTTGTATCCAATTCTAA
- the fumC gene encoding class II fumarate hydratase, giving the protein MEPMTAQIGTRTETDSMGTIEVPSDRYWGAQTQRSLIYFAIGNDTMPREMIRAIGVLKQAAAVVNQELGQLPEDKASLIVQAAEEVISGKLDDHFPLRIWQTGSGTQTNMNANEVIANRAIELAGGVLGSKKPIHPNDHVNMSQSSNDTFPTAMHIAAAEEIYHRLLPMVKKLRDALAAKSEEFQEIVKIGRTHLMDAVPLTLGQEFSGYIAQLDKDLNRIQAALPDLYELAIGGTAVGTGLNTHPEFADRVAAKISDRTQLPFISAPNKFAALAAHDAIVAASGTLKTLATSLMKIANDLRWLGSGPRCGLGELILPANEPGSSIMPGKVNPTQCEAMTMVCVQVMGNDTAIAVAGSQGNFELNVFKPVMIHNLLHSIRLLADACSSFTEHLVVGIEPNREQIQHFLTNSLMLVTALNPHIGYDRAAAVAKKAYSDRTTLRQACVELGYLTEVEFDRLVRPEKMI; this is encoded by the coding sequence ATGGAACCCATGACTGCTCAAATCGGCACTCGGACTGAAACCGATAGTATGGGGACGATTGAAGTACCGAGCGATCGCTACTGGGGCGCACAAACCCAGCGATCGCTAATTTACTTCGCCATTGGCAACGATACCATGCCACGGGAAATGATTCGGGCGATCGGAGTTTTGAAACAAGCGGCGGCGGTTGTCAATCAAGAGTTGGGACAACTACCGGAAGATAAAGCGAGTTTAATCGTGCAAGCCGCAGAAGAGGTAATTTCTGGCAAGCTAGACGACCATTTTCCGTTACGAATTTGGCAGACGGGCAGCGGCACTCAAACCAACATGAATGCAAATGAAGTTATTGCCAATCGAGCGATCGAGCTAGCTGGGGGAGTTTTGGGCAGTAAAAAGCCAATTCACCCCAACGACCATGTAAATATGTCCCAATCTTCCAACGATACGTTTCCCACAGCAATGCATATTGCCGCAGCTGAAGAGATTTACCATCGACTGCTACCAATGGTCAAGAAACTGCGAGACGCATTGGCAGCTAAATCTGAGGAATTTCAGGAGATTGTCAAAATCGGTCGCACTCACTTGATGGATGCCGTACCTTTGACTTTAGGACAAGAATTTTCTGGCTATATCGCTCAATTAGATAAAGACTTAAACCGCATTCAAGCTGCATTACCAGATTTATATGAATTAGCAATTGGGGGTACGGCAGTAGGTACGGGTTTGAATACACATCCAGAATTTGCCGATCGCGTCGCGGCGAAAATTAGCGATCGCACCCAATTACCATTTATCTCTGCCCCAAATAAATTTGCCGCTTTAGCGGCTCACGATGCGATCGTTGCTGCTAGCGGGACGTTGAAAACCCTAGCAACTTCGTTAATGAAAATTGCCAACGATCTGCGCTGGTTGGGTTCTGGTCCCCGGTGTGGCTTAGGAGAGCTAATTTTACCTGCGAATGAACCTGGATCGTCAATTATGCCAGGAAAAGTCAATCCGACTCAGTGCGAGGCGATGACGATGGTATGCGTGCAAGTGATGGGAAACGACACCGCGATCGCAGTTGCCGGATCTCAAGGTAACTTCGAGCTAAACGTGTTCAAGCCTGTCATGATACACAACTTGCTGCACTCCATCCGATTATTAGCCGATGCTTGCTCGTCTTTTACCGAACATTTAGTTGTTGGTATTGAGCCAAATCGAGAACAAATTCAGCATTTCCTCACCAATTCCCTGATGCTAGTCACAGCACTCAACCCCCATATCGGTTACGATCGCGCTGCTGCTGTGGCGAAAAAAGCATATAGCGATCGCACTACGCTACGCCAAGCCTGTGTCGAGTTAGGCTACCTCACCGAAGTAGAATTCGATCGCCTCGTCCGCCCGGAGAAAATGATTTAA
- a CDS encoding SPOR domain-containing protein, whose translation MKRRIQSSIITKFFNLDISRNMAIAPVVTLLVGTWLAVVANATETQPIAENKKTIPNSAFRISNSNFTPRELDFQAPSSAPANPASVKPLPVNPVPTPRTTNYLVYVNNPNALTLQRIKQFEPSAFVRQYQQRNVIQAGIFQQTANAQKLAIALESQGIDARIVNLSTGEDTDFTGKFYFVVIPAKQDKLGAIEQRIQQLRMGMPVRISQRQEPRTHVRVGPFLAKEQAENWRRYLRASGLRRARVYYGQ comes from the coding sequence ATGAAGCGGCGAATTCAATCTTCCATAATAACCAAATTTTTTAATTTAGATATTAGTAGGAACATGGCGATCGCGCCAGTCGTAACTCTATTGGTAGGAACATGGTTGGCAGTAGTTGCTAACGCCACTGAAACGCAACCCATAGCTGAAAACAAAAAAACAATTCCGAATTCCGCATTCCGAATTTCTAATTCTAATTTCACTCCCCGCGAACTCGACTTTCAAGCTCCCTCTTCTGCACCAGCTAACCCCGCATCAGTTAAGCCTTTACCAGTAAATCCCGTACCTACTCCTCGCACAACGAATTACTTGGTTTACGTAAATAATCCGAATGCATTGACGCTACAACGAATCAAACAGTTTGAGCCATCGGCATTCGTGCGCCAGTATCAACAAAGAAACGTGATTCAGGCAGGAATATTTCAACAAACTGCCAACGCCCAAAAACTAGCGATCGCCCTAGAATCTCAAGGCATTGATGCGCGAATTGTCAATCTTTCAACTGGAGAAGATACAGATTTTACAGGTAAATTTTATTTTGTCGTCATTCCTGCTAAACAAGACAAATTAGGTGCGATAGAACAGCGAATACAACAGCTAAGAATGGGAATGCCAGTCAGAATTAGCCAGCGCCAAGAACCGCGCACTCACGTAAGAGTGGGACCATTTTTGGCAAAAGAACAAGCCGAAAATTGGCGGCGCTATTTACGAGCTTCAGGACTGAGAAGGGCGCGAGTTTATTACGGACAATAG
- a CDS encoding rhomboid family intramembrane serine protease yields MFPLRDDVPTSITPYITYGLIGANIGIFLYQLTLNQQQLQEFFYSAAVVPCQLSGNIVGRCPIPTPQQLPEWMTLISSQFLHGGFLHIAGNMLFLWIFGNNVEDRLGHVKFLIFYLTCGVLAALSQWFFSPNSTIPSLGASGAIAGVMGAYILRYPQARVLTLVFLGFFVTTLQIPAIFFLGLWFVQQALYGIASLQVPSNIGMESGGVAYWAHAGGFVFGAILAPMFGLLKRD; encoded by the coding sequence GTGTTCCCTTTGCGCGACGATGTTCCTACATCAATTACGCCTTATATTACCTATGGATTAATCGGTGCAAATATTGGTATTTTTCTTTACCAATTAACCCTGAACCAACAACAATTACAAGAATTTTTCTATTCAGCTGCCGTCGTGCCTTGCCAATTGTCAGGAAATATAGTGGGTAGATGTCCCATTCCAACACCGCAGCAATTACCAGAATGGATGACATTAATTTCATCTCAATTTTTGCATGGCGGCTTCTTACACATTGCCGGAAATATGCTGTTTCTCTGGATTTTTGGGAATAATGTAGAAGACCGTTTGGGACATGTAAAATTTTTAATTTTTTATCTTACTTGTGGAGTTTTAGCGGCGTTATCTCAGTGGTTTTTCTCACCAAATTCAACTATTCCCTCATTGGGTGCAAGTGGGGCGATCGCAGGCGTGATGGGTGCGTACATTTTGCGTTATCCCCAAGCAAGGGTATTGACTTTAGTATTTTTGGGATTCTTCGTGACTACCTTGCAAATTCCAGCAATTTTTTTCTTAGGATTGTGGTTCGTTCAACAAGCTTTATATGGTATCGCTAGTTTACAAGTTCCTAGCAATATTGGGATGGAAAGTGGCGGTGTCGCTTATTGGGCGCACGCCGGAGGATTTGTATTTGGGGCAATTCTCGCCCCAATGTTTGGATTGTTGAAACGCGATTAA
- a CDS encoding cation:proton antiporter: MNFGGLISAAPVFDAIAWFDPIRIGSTSLLASASTADNAPFIFAGILASLVVIYLASTIGGEVCARLNLPPVLGQLIGGLVVGISALHLLVFPEGGGDSSNSLLMSFLEATAGLSVDGVTTTFQIDSEVISVLSEIGVVILLFEIGLESNLQELLRVGTQATIVAIVGVVTPFLFGTLGLITLFHISTVPAIFAGAALTATSIGITAKVLAELNYLNRSEGQIIIGAAVLDDVLGIIVLAVVASLAKTGEVELTNIIYLILSSVVFLVGAILIGRWLNPYFVQLVDALKTRGQLLIPALIFAFVLSYIATVIKLEAILGAFTAGLVLAETQKCRELKNQVVPIADILVPIFFVVVSAKTDIGVLNPAVPANREGLIMASFLIVVAILGKVVTGFTVFGQEKVNRLAIGVGMIPRGEVGLVFAGIGSATGVLPPALDAAIIVMVIVTTFIAPPLLQIVFQRSPEQNLPQPEAIASSPESR, translated from the coding sequence ATGAATTTTGGTGGACTGATTTCCGCAGCACCAGTATTTGACGCGATCGCCTGGTTCGATCCGATTCGCATCGGTAGCACTTCTTTACTTGCCAGTGCTTCAACAGCAGACAATGCTCCCTTCATTTTTGCTGGCATCTTAGCTAGTCTGGTTGTCATTTACCTAGCCAGTACCATTGGCGGGGAAGTTTGCGCGCGGCTGAATTTACCACCAGTTTTAGGGCAACTTATCGGCGGCTTGGTGGTAGGAATCTCGGCTTTACATCTGTTGGTTTTTCCAGAAGGTGGCGGCGACAGTTCTAATTCCCTGTTAATGAGTTTTCTGGAGGCTACGGCAGGATTGAGTGTAGATGGAGTGACGACAACATTTCAGATAGACAGCGAAGTGATCTCCGTTCTATCGGAAATTGGTGTGGTGATTTTACTATTTGAAATTGGGTTAGAGTCCAATTTACAAGAATTATTGCGCGTCGGGACTCAAGCTACAATCGTCGCGATCGTCGGGGTGGTGACACCATTTCTATTCGGTACTTTAGGCTTAATTACTTTATTTCACATCTCCACCGTACCAGCTATTTTTGCAGGCGCGGCTTTGACGGCAACTAGCATCGGTATTACGGCTAAAGTTTTGGCAGAACTCAACTATCTCAACCGTTCGGAAGGACAAATTATTATCGGTGCGGCGGTGCTGGATGATGTTTTGGGTATTATCGTCCTAGCAGTGGTTGCTAGTCTTGCTAAAACTGGAGAAGTCGAACTGACAAATATTATTTATTTAATCCTCAGTTCGGTCGTGTTTTTAGTAGGAGCAATTTTAATTGGACGCTGGTTAAATCCCTACTTCGTTCAGTTAGTCGATGCACTCAAAACTCGCGGTCAATTATTAATTCCAGCGCTCATTTTCGCTTTTGTCTTGTCCTACATTGCCACTGTCATCAAATTAGAGGCAATTTTAGGAGCTTTTACTGCTGGGTTAGTATTAGCAGAAACGCAAAAATGTCGCGAATTGAAAAATCAGGTCGTACCGATCGCAGATATTCTCGTACCGATTTTCTTTGTCGTTGTTAGTGCCAAAACAGACATCGGTGTTTTAAACCCAGCCGTCCCAGCAAATCGGGAAGGGCTGATTATGGCAAGCTTTCTGATTGTCGTGGCAATTTTGGGTAAAGTTGTCACTGGCTTCACCGTCTTCGGGCAAGAAAAAGTCAATCGTTTAGCGATCGGTGTGGGTATGATTCCTAGAGGTGAAGTAGGACTTGTTTTTGCTGGCATTGGTTCTGCTACTGGCGTGTTACCACCTGCCTTAGATGCAGCAATTATTGTCATGGTCATTGTCACCACATTTATCGCCCCACCACTATTACAAATTGTGTTTCAGCGATCGCCAGAACAGAATTTACCGCAACCAGAAGCGATCGCATCATCACCAGAGTCTCGATAA
- the fni gene encoding type 2 isopentenyl-diphosphate Delta-isomerase: protein MNLPTNLPAATESRKADHLRICIEQDVQCQSVTNGLERYRFTHTCLPELNRGDIDLTTTFLGKKLGAPLLISSMTGGTEQAGIINRRLAEVAQHYKIAMGVGSQRVAVEKPQVADTFAVRSLAPDIPLFANLGAVQLNYEYGLEQCLRVVDILEADALILHLNPLQECIQPRGDVNFCGLLDKIENLCVKLPVPAIAKEVGNGISGEMAQKLINAGIAAIDVAGAGGTSWAKVESERAETAMQRRLGLTFADWGIPTAECIINVRQAAPNIPLIASGGLRHGLEVAKAIALGADLAGLAMPFLRAAAESESTLHALAEVLIAEITTVLFCTGNANLQQLKQSQTLQRVA from the coding sequence AGTCTGTGACAAATGGATTGGAACGCTATCGCTTTACTCATACCTGTTTACCCGAACTAAATCGCGGTGACATTGACTTAACCACTACCTTTCTAGGTAAGAAGCTAGGCGCACCCCTACTCATTTCTTCCATGACTGGGGGTACAGAGCAAGCAGGCATCATCAATCGACGCTTAGCTGAGGTTGCCCAACACTATAAAATCGCGATGGGTGTAGGTTCTCAACGGGTAGCAGTGGAAAAACCGCAAGTTGCCGATACATTCGCCGTGCGATCGCTCGCTCCCGATATTCCCTTATTCGCTAACTTGGGTGCGGTGCAACTCAACTACGAATATGGCTTAGAACAATGCTTGCGGGTAGTAGACATCCTCGAAGCCGATGCCTTGATTTTGCATCTCAATCCCCTACAAGAGTGCATTCAACCCAGAGGTGATGTCAACTTCTGCGGTTTACTTGACAAAATCGAAAACCTGTGCGTGAAGCTACCCGTTCCGGCGATCGCGAAAGAAGTCGGTAATGGAATTTCAGGGGAGATGGCGCAAAAACTTATCAATGCTGGAATTGCAGCGATTGACGTAGCGGGTGCAGGTGGTACGTCCTGGGCAAAAGTAGAAAGCGAACGGGCAGAAACAGCCATGCAACGCCGCCTCGGACTCACCTTTGCTGACTGGGGTATTCCCACGGCAGAATGCATTATCAACGTGCGGCAGGCTGCCCCCAATATTCCTCTGATTGCCTCTGGCGGGTTGAGACACGGCTTAGAAGTTGCCAAAGCGATCGCCCTGGGAGCAGATCTTGCAGGTCTTGCCATGCCGTTTTTACGAGCAGCTGCCGAATCAGAATCGACCCTACACGCTCTTGCAGAAGTCCTAATTGCCGAAATTACCACCGTCCTCTTTTGTACTGGTAACGCTAACTTACAACAGCTCAAACAATCTCAAACTTTGCAGCGCGTAGCATAA
- the sppA gene encoding signal peptide peptidase SppA, giving the protein MRNFLKQTFASAIGTLLGLLLFFGLSISGMLVILVALAAQDNEPQVKDRSVLVYDLSLNITDAPRNSSTSALIQNALSGESNRTIALRTVLDTLEKARRDPKIIGIYLDGSNSAEDGSSGYAKLKEVRGALEKFRAAGKKIIAYSSSWGEKEYYLSSVADTIVLNPLGAMEINGLGASTPFLTGALEKFGVGVQVIRVGKFKAAVEPLIRQNLSPENRQQTQKLLNDVWGEWRTAVGQSRKISPNQLQAIADGQGFLLAETAQKQGLVDKVDYFDRVLAQLKQLTGEEKENKTFRQISLSAYAGVSGKALGVERNSENKVAIVYAEGDIVDGQGEAGQVGGDRFARIFRQLRQNPNVKAVVLRVNSPGGSATASEIIQREIRLTRESKKPVVVSMGDVAASGGYWIVTDANRIFAEPNTITGSIGVFGLLPNFQKLANNNGITWDVVKTGKYADSQTVSRPKSPAELAVYQRAVDRIYSTFLSKVVEGRDLPQQKVEEIAQGRVWSGVSAKQIGLVDEIGGLDAAIDYATKQAKLGDDWEVAEYPESRSLEERLFGQVSDGVRTALGNNTAANQLALPAPIASEVAKMRDELAILQVMNDPLGVYARLPFNLTIE; this is encoded by the coding sequence ATGCGTAACTTCCTCAAACAAACTTTTGCTAGTGCCATTGGAACCTTGCTCGGACTGCTACTATTTTTTGGTCTGAGTATATCTGGAATGCTTGTCATATTGGTGGCATTGGCTGCTCAAGATAACGAACCGCAAGTTAAGGATAGATCGGTCTTAGTTTACGATCTATCTCTCAATATCACCGATGCCCCGCGTAACTCCAGTACCAGCGCTTTGATTCAAAATGCTCTTTCAGGAGAAAGTAACCGCACGATCGCCCTTCGCACGGTGCTAGATACCCTGGAAAAGGCAAGGCGCGACCCTAAAATTATTGGAATTTATCTCGATGGCAGCAATAGCGCCGAGGATGGCAGCAGTGGCTACGCCAAATTGAAAGAAGTGCGGGGAGCCTTGGAAAAATTCCGTGCTGCTGGCAAAAAAATTATTGCTTACAGCTCAAGTTGGGGAGAGAAAGAATATTATCTCAGTTCCGTGGCGGATACCATAGTGCTGAACCCCCTTGGCGCAATGGAGATTAATGGTTTGGGTGCTTCAACTCCATTCTTAACGGGGGCATTAGAGAAATTTGGTGTTGGGGTGCAAGTGATTCGGGTAGGTAAGTTTAAAGCTGCCGTAGAACCATTAATTCGTCAAAATCTCAGTCCAGAAAATCGGCAACAGACACAGAAATTATTAAATGATGTGTGGGGAGAGTGGCGCACAGCAGTCGGTCAAAGCCGGAAAATTAGCCCTAACCAGTTACAAGCGATCGCAGACGGTCAAGGTTTCTTGCTGGCAGAAACAGCTCAAAAACAAGGATTAGTAGACAAAGTAGACTATTTCGATCGCGTTTTGGCGCAGTTAAAGCAGCTAACTGGTGAGGAAAAAGAAAATAAAACCTTCCGCCAAATTAGCTTGAGTGCATATGCTGGGGTTTCTGGTAAGGCTTTGGGCGTAGAACGGAACTCAGAGAATAAAGTGGCGATCGTCTACGCTGAAGGTGATATTGTGGACGGTCAAGGAGAGGCGGGACAAGTAGGAGGCGATCGCTTTGCCCGGATCTTCCGCCAATTGCGACAGAATCCCAATGTCAAAGCTGTTGTCTTACGGGTAAATAGTCCTGGTGGAAGTGCCACAGCTTCAGAAATCATTCAACGCGAGATCCGCCTGACGCGGGAATCCAAAAAACCAGTCGTTGTCTCTATGGGCGATGTTGCAGCTTCCGGCGGTTACTGGATTGTCACCGATGCCAATCGGATTTTTGCCGAACCCAACACAATTACAGGTTCTATCGGCGTATTTGGACTGCTGCCAAATTTCCAAAAGTTGGCAAATAACAATGGTATTACCTGGGATGTGGTGAAAACTGGAAAATATGCCGACAGTCAAACTGTTTCTCGCCCTAAATCTCCCGCAGAATTAGCAGTCTATCAACGCGCGGTCGATCGCATCTACAGTACATTCTTATCAAAAGTTGTTGAGGGACGGGATTTACCGCAACAGAAAGTCGAGGAAATTGCCCAAGGTCGAGTTTGGTCGGGTGTCAGTGCCAAACAAATTGGGTTAGTCGATGAAATTGGTGGGTTAGACGCAGCAATTGACTACGCCACGAAGCAAGCCAAGTTAGGCGATGACTGGGAAGTAGCAGAATATCCCGAAAGTCGTTCTTTAGAAGAACGCTTATTTGGGCAAGTCTCTGATGGAGTCAGAACCGCCTTGGGTAACAATACTGCTGCAAACCAACTCGCACTACCAGCCCCAATCGCATCTGAAGTTGCTAAAATGCGCGACGAGCTAGCAATTCTGCAAGTCATGAACGATCCTTTAGGAGTTTATGCCCGTTTGCCATTCAATCTGACGATTGAATGA
- a CDS encoding DinB family protein, which translates to MLVEHFQMLARYNSLANHKLYQVCSQLSDTERKQNRPAFFKSIHGTLNHILVGDRIWLTRFAGKQIPSTMLDAILYEDYEELWTARRVEDEQIETFVANLTAEFLHGTIEYVNNAGKTCADPVNLLVAHFFNHQTHHRGQIHDMVTQTTISPPSLDMHRLIRP; encoded by the coding sequence ATGCTTGTCGAACACTTTCAAATGCTTGCCCGCTATAACAGTTTGGCAAATCACAAATTGTATCAAGTTTGTTCTCAGTTAAGCGATACGGAACGCAAGCAAAATCGACCTGCATTTTTTAAGAGCATTCATGGCACGCTCAATCATATTTTAGTAGGCGACCGCATTTGGCTGACAAGATTTGCAGGCAAGCAAATACCATCAACTATGCTCGATGCAATTCTTTACGAAGATTATGAGGAATTGTGGACGGCACGTAGAGTAGAAGATGAGCAGATTGAAACCTTTGTTGCCAATCTAACTGCGGAGTTTTTGCACGGGACGATCGAGTATGTAAACAATGCTGGAAAAACTTGTGCAGATCCAGTCAATTTATTAGTCGCTCACTTTTTCAACCATCAAACTCACCACCGAGGACAGATTCACGACATGGTGACACAGACTACAATTTCACCACCGTCTTTAGATATGCATCGCTTGATTAGACCTTAA
- a CDS encoding MAPEG family protein, giving the protein MTFPLWGLVIFIVWTIAVVVSLIVVRIRHLSAGGSVKDFATPNDESLLWRLYRVQANLVENLPLYLGVVFLLTVRGVFGTAVDSLVVAYIGFRLAHSLIHIAGLNPLYRVFCLGIQFVCLVALIVLAVF; this is encoded by the coding sequence ATGACCTTTCCCCTTTGGGGTTTAGTAATTTTCATCGTATGGACGATCGCTGTCGTTGTCTCTTTGATTGTTGTTAGAATTCGACATCTCTCTGCTGGTGGTTCTGTCAAAGATTTCGCCACACCAAATGATGAAAGCTTGCTTTGGCGCTTATATCGGGTACAAGCTAACTTGGTGGAGAACCTACCTTTATATTTAGGAGTTGTGTTTCTGCTCACAGTTCGAGGCGTATTTGGAACAGCGGTAGATTCACTTGTTGTCGCATACATCGGATTTCGGCTAGCACACTCACTGATTCACATAGCTGGCTTAAATCCGTTGTATCGAGTTTTCTGTTTAGGCATTCAGTTTGTTTGCTTGGTCGCCTTAATTGTACTAGCAGTTTTCTAG
- a CDS encoding SDR family NAD(P)-dependent oxidoreductase, protein MDLQLTDKIALISGSTAGIGLAIATILAQEGATVAINGRKPERVGSAMDKIRQIYPEAKLQGVTADLSTAVGAELTFQQVPVVDILVNNLGIYQAKEFGEITDVDWMEIIETNLMSGVRLSRHYLPLMLQQNWGRIIFISSESSVNIPAEMIHYGVTKTAQLALARGMAETTVGSNVTVNSILAGPTKSEGVETFVQDMAQSGNIDPSQVEKEFFEKTRPSSLIKRFATPEEVAALVAFVASPLASAINGAALRVEGGVVRSII, encoded by the coding sequence ATGGATCTTCAACTAACGGACAAAATCGCCCTAATTAGTGGTTCTACTGCTGGAATCGGCTTGGCGATCGCGACGATTTTAGCCCAAGAGGGGGCAACAGTAGCGATTAATGGCAGAAAACCAGAACGAGTTGGGAGTGCGATGGATAAAATTAGGCAGATTTATCCAGAAGCAAAACTACAAGGTGTCACGGCAGATTTATCTACCGCAGTTGGTGCTGAGTTAACGTTTCAGCAAGTACCAGTCGTAGACATTTTGGTGAATAATCTGGGAATTTATCAAGCCAAGGAATTTGGCGAAATCACAGATGTAGATTGGATGGAAATTATCGAAACTAACCTCATGAGTGGCGTGCGGTTATCGCGGCATTACTTACCGCTGATGCTGCAACAAAACTGGGGACGGATTATTTTTATCTCCAGCGAATCATCTGTGAATATTCCCGCTGAAATGATCCATTATGGCGTAACCAAAACCGCTCAACTTGCCTTGGCGCGAGGAATGGCAGAAACTACAGTTGGTAGTAACGTTACGGTAAATTCTATCCTGGCTGGTCCCACCAAGTCAGAAGGGGTAGAAACTTTCGTGCAAGACATGGCGCAGTCTGGCAATATCGATCCGAGCCAGGTAGAAAAAGAGTTTTTCGAGAAGACTCGCCCTTCTTCCCTAATTAAACGCTTCGCCACGCCGGAGGAAGTTGCGGCTTTAGTTGCTTTCGTAGCCAGTCCCTTAGCGTCTGCTATTAACGGCGCAGCCTTGCGAGTTGAGGGGGGAGTGGTGCGATCGATTATTTAA
- a CDS encoding DUF4126 domain-containing protein: MDTLEGISIGIALSAACGFRIFIPPLVMSIAAVFGHLPLASGFAWMGTYPALIAFAVATTVEVGAYYIPLVDHLLDTIATPTAIAIGTAITAAFLPDTDPLLKWTLAAIAGGGTAGTIQGLTGIARISSTALTIGLGNSVVATIESFGAFVLSILALVLPFLAVSLAVVLIVVSLSKIIQILYSKKQVE, translated from the coding sequence ATGGATACTCTAGAAGGTATTAGTATCGGTATTGCTCTCAGTGCGGCTTGTGGCTTTCGGATTTTTATTCCACCGTTAGTCATGAGTATTGCAGCTGTTTTCGGTCATTTACCCCTGGCTTCAGGTTTTGCTTGGATGGGGACTTATCCGGCACTGATAGCTTTTGCTGTGGCGACGACGGTGGAAGTGGGGGCTTACTATATTCCCTTGGTAGACCACTTGCTAGATACTATTGCTACCCCAACCGCGATCGCAATTGGTACTGCTATCACCGCTGCTTTTCTACCCGATACCGATCCTTTACTCAAATGGACTTTAGCCGCGATCGCAGGTGGTGGTACAGCTGGTACAATTCAAGGCTTAACGGGAATTGCTCGGATATCTTCTACTGCTTTGACAATTGGACTCGGTAATTCAGTCGTAGCGACAATTGAATCTTTCGGCGCGTTTGTTTTGTCAATCTTGGCGCTCGTATTACCTTTCTTAGCTGTTAGCTTAGCTGTGGTTTTAATTGTCGTTAGCTTGAGTAAAATAATTCAGATCTTGTATAGTAAAAAGCAGGTTGAATAG